The genomic window CGCTCAAGAAGTTAGTATTATGATAGCGAAAGCCAAAGAAAAAAACGTGTTGCTAATGGAAGCGCTTTGGACTTACTTTTTACCGCATTATCAGTTTGTTTTAAAGGAATTGAAAAATGAAACTTACGGTAAGCTTTTAAAAGTGGAAACCGATTTTGGTTTTCATCGTGATTTTGATAATTCAGCAAGATTATTTAATAAATCGCTCGGTGGTGGAAGCCTACTCGACATTGGGATTTACTCAATTTTTACAGCCTTATCAACTTTAGGTATTCCAGAAAAAATGGAAGCCGAAGCTACGTTTTTTAAAAATGGTGCAGATTCATCTTGCAATATTTCCTTTAGTTATAAAAATGGTAAAACCGCGAAACTAAAAAGCACACTTTTGGAAGATACTCCAACCGAAGCTATTTTTTATTGTGAAAATGGAACTATTAAAATTAATACCATGTTCCACATGCCTACCACGGTAACTGTGATCGCTAATGGAGAAGAAAAAACTTTAGATTTTGGGTATAAAACTATTGGGTATAACTACGAGGCTATTCACTTTAATGAATTGATCCGTGCTGGAAAAACAGAAAGTGATATTATGACTTTCGAGTTTAGTGAAAAACTTATAAATACTCTAGATACCGTTAGAAACCTTATTAAACTAGAATATTAAAATCATATTTTCTTTAATAAATTATAAATCTGTCCGATAAGTTCAAAATTAACTTATCGGGCATTTTTGTTATATGGCTTAATCAAAACTTAGTGTAAAGCATGATCTTTAACTTGTGTAAACTATGTCACTTAACAAACAGCAATGAAACAGAAGTACACATATAAAAATAATCGGAATTTATTGAAAAATATAAATTTTGAATACTTTGAAACTTATTCTCTTCAGCGAGGAGAAAAGCTTGAGAAGAAAATCAAATCTTTAGAATCTGAATTTGATAAAATTAAATCCAAAACTGACCGAAATGAAACGCTAAAAAATAGATTATCTGAATTTCACTCAAGTAATTGTCAATAAGAAAGGAGAATCTCATTTTTCAGCAATAAATTTCAGAACAAAATAAATAATTTCTATATCTAAACGGGTTGAAAAGAAATATACTTTTCAGCCCGTTTATTTTACTTGTATTTAGAGCTAATCCTATTATACTTCAATTAAATACTTTCAATTTTTTTTATGTAAATTCCATTAAAACAAT from Algibacter sp. L1A34 includes these protein-coding regions:
- a CDS encoding Gfo/Idh/MocA family protein, coding for MKNQSQVKTINWGIIGLGSIANKFATDLLTIPDAKLYAVASRSQDKADLFADKYSATKAYDSYEALANDKNIDAIYIATPHALHKENTLLCLEKGIAVLCEKPFAMDAQEVSIMIAKAKEKNVLLMEALWTYFLPHYQFVLKELKNETYGKLLKVETDFGFHRDFDNSARLFNKSLGGGSLLDIGIYSIFTALSTLGIPEKMEAEATFFKNGADSSCNISFSYKNGKTAKLKSTLLEDTPTEAIFYCENGTIKINTMFHMPTTVTVIANGEEKTLDFGYKTIGYNYEAIHFNELIRAGKTESDIMTFEFSEKLINTLDTVRNLIKLEY